From one Lotus japonicus ecotype B-129 chromosome 3, LjGifu_v1.2 genomic stretch:
- the LOC130748925 gene encoding uncharacterized protein LOC130748925: protein MPIFSSPFKHQTREHKGREGEEVFSPFLARLLHSSLLIEDLEVSLRNFVDSKKKFVKEEWRNKLENLQMSMAEWFEMVVPSGGTRFELLDTDTPWSWVVDPAGHRAIYTGRIMEDHVDRMGNLTQGVLRRHTVSFNLPPSVHCGPGVVVPPPSPEDEEDPSEELPVGGASSQSSSPTVAAAAVLGSGTVPVGPAVRTDAVIDLIVLDSDSDDDHGDA, encoded by the exons ATGCCAATTTTCTCATCACCCTTCAAgcaccaaacccgcgagcacaaagggagagagggagaagaagttttttcgccgtttcttgcccgattgctgcacagttcgttgctaattgaagacctcgag gttagtttgaggaactttgtggattCGAAGAAGAAGTTTGTGAAGGAAGAGTGGAGGAACAAGCTGGAAAACCTACAG atgtcgatggccgagtggttcgagatggtcgtcccttcgggggggaccaggtttgagttgTTAGATACGGACACCCCGTGGtcttgggtggtcgaccccgccggtcaccgagccatctacacggggcgaataatggaggaccacgtCGACCGAATGGGGAACCTGACGCAaggagtcttgagacgccacacggttagcttcaacctaccaccgagcgtgcactgtggccctggagttgtggtaccaccaccatcacctgaggacgaggaggacccttcggaggagttgcctgtaggaggggcttcatcgcagtctagctcacccaccgtcgcggctgctgctgttttgggatcgggtacagtacccgtaGGACCCGCTGTGAGGACCGACGCAGTCATTGACctgatcgtcttggattcagattcagacgacgatcatggtgatgcgtag